DNA from Corvus hawaiiensis isolate bCorHaw1 chromosome 28, bCorHaw1.pri.cur, whole genome shotgun sequence:
TCCTACTTTACTATTTTCCTTCATGAGACATCATTTTTTTACAAAATCCATTAATACAACCTTTGCCTCAAAGAAATTACGGATGCCAAGGGGGATTTGCAAATACAAGGATGAGTGAATGGGATTTTTGCACCTTTTACCAACAATGGACTGACATTACTGGGGGGTTGCATGCAAATCAAGCCAAGAATGTTTCTGCTACACAAGCCAGTGCTCTGCACTCTCTTGACAGACTGGTTTAGTTCAGGAGAGTATCTTTTGAAACATTTAGAGATTTGGGGTTGcaatgtctatttttttttcagttttaggGGAAGGGAGTACGCACTTAAGGACAGTGAGCAAGTCAGGAGCAGGACTAGCAGGCAGAGAGTAGTCAGATTAGGAACACCAGACCCAGATGTATGGGTAGGAGCATCCCTGGTGGTGTGTGGCCAGCTGAGAAGCTGCAGGCAGTGTCCCAGCAAAGGATGGATGtgtccagcactcagcatcttGTCTGGGCAAAGAATCCCACAGCTTGGGTTTATTCAGCCTTATCCCTGTGCAGACAGGGAAAAGCACTCAGCTCCTGGGAAATGCTGCTCTGGGTGAAACTTGTGGAATTCCAGTCTCGCCTTCATCTTATCCCCACTGTGTGTTACgagtgccctgggagcagcgaGCCGGGCTGGAGGCTCACGCCAGCGAATGTTTGGAACGAGGCAGCGTTTCCTTGGAGGTCTTTAGGGaagtggtggtttttttgctgcTCCTGAAGACTCTCCTCCTCACCTTCTCGCGGAAATCCTCAGACACGTAATAGTAGACGAAGGGGTCGGCGCAGCTGTTGCAGGTGCTGAGGGCCAGGCTCACCATGTAGCTGAGGTACAGGCGGCCgtgcagcctggagcaggggctggagtaGTGAACCAGCAGCAGGACGTTGCTGGGGGTGTAGAAAACCACGAGGGTGAGCACCACGAGGGCCGTGAGCTTCACGGCGTGGGAGTAGCGGCTGCCCCCGCGCAGGAGGACGCGCAGCACCGCGCCCGagctcagcaccagcagcagcagcggcagcaggaAGGCGCAGGCGATCAGCACCACGAAGTAGTAGAAGTAGAACCCATCGTCCTCGTGCCGGGGCAGGACATCGTGGCACAGCGTGAGGCCTGCCCCGAGCAGGGGGTACGACTGCCGCTGCAGGGTCAGGGGCAGCgtgagggcagcagcacagagccagacGGCAGCGCAGGTGCCGGCAGCCAAGGTGGGAGTGCGGAAAGCGCGGGACGAGAAGGGGTGAGCCACGGCCAGGTAGCGGTCGACGCTGATGCAGGTGAGCAGCAGCACGGAGCAGTACATGTTCCCGTAGAAGAAAGCCGTGGTGAGGCGGCACAGCCCTTCCCCGAAGGGCCAGTGGTTGCCCAGGAAATAGTAGGAGATCTTGAAGGGCAGCACGGAGATGAGCAGCAGGTCGGCGGCCGCCAGGTTCATCAGGAACACGGTGGAGGTGAGGCGCTCGGCCCTGGTGGCCAGCACCCACAGGGCCAGCCCGTTGGccggcagccccagcaggagcaCCAGGCTGTAGAGGCAGGGGATGAGCCGGACGGTGACGGCGCTGCCCAGCTGGGCTCGCGTGGCCTCGGGGATCAGCAGGTAGGTGACATTGTTCACCGTGGCCTGGTGCCCCGGGATGGCTCGGGGACACGGGGTGACCTCTGGGGTGGTGGCCTGTTCATTGGTGCTGTTCTGAGAGTAATCTGGGAGAGGAAGGCAGCCTGTTACTCactcagcagagcaggctggCGACTGGAGGCTGCACGCCCAGCTCACCCCAAAGGCTGCTCGCTGTTTTCTGCTGGGGTCCCTGCAACTGGCAGTGTTCTGGAAAGGCTCTTGTGTGATGGGCAGAAAAAGCTGTCTGGCAGAATTAGGTGTGCAGGAGCCACCCTCAGCCACCTTTCTGAGAATATACCCGATTCCCTGTGGTTTCTCGCAGCTCACAATGGACTGTGATGCTCTACAGCCATCAGCAGGCCTGGGACGCCAGAGAACAATTCCCCTGTACAGCCATGAGCAGGCTTGGGAAGCCAGGAAGCAACTCCTCTGCCTGGCTCTCACAACAATCTGAAGGTCTGGAGCCACTCCAGTATAAAGTCATGGCTCTGGGAGTATAATTAGCTAAAAATTTGGCTTTCAAGTCCTTTCTGGTTTACTGCTcctctatttttcctttctctttctagTTTCTTCCACCCCAGCTTCTTTCTCTGCTGTATCACCTCTGTCAAGCTCCTGCTTCAACTGGAGCCCACACCAAGTTCAATCAGAGCATCCTCCCATGTgaactcattaaaaaaaggagTTTTCAGGGATCTTACAAAGGTCCCAAATACCCAGTACTTCaacaagcagcagctttgcaCCCAAAGGCACACACTCACCGTCGTAGTCCAAGGCCAGGCAGAGTCCCCAgaaggcacagcagagcaggagcctgTGTGGCAGCCgcctgttcccgagggtccccATCCCAGCGCAGGGTCCAGTGCCCCACCgcagtgccagagctgtgtGGGAACTGCAGCATCAGTGACCCTGCTTACGCATTTCCTCCTGCTGGTCCTTAACTCTCGGAAGCAACGGGGCTTATCCTGGGCAGGATGAGGGAATGGAGGGGCTGTCACCACTGGCACGAGCGTGGGCTGCCCGAGCTCAGGCTGGACAAGCCCAGCGTCAGAATGTGGGACTGGGAGGGGCTTGTTTATCCAGACCCAAAGTGTTTCAGGGCTGCACTTCATCCTCAGAGTGAGATGGTGGCTCAAGTGACTCATCTGGGTCTCCTTCCTGCTCCGGAATATTCCTGGAAATAACAAATGTGGCCGGGTTTGATGCATTTTGGACATAAACAGAACCCATGCACCTCTGCCCGTGGGAGCGCCGAGCGTCCTTCCACTACAGAGACCCAAGTGGCTCTGTGGGTGATCCGAGGTCTTTTCCCAAACCCTGAGTCACAACACTTT
Protein-coding regions in this window:
- the F2RL3 gene encoding proteinase-activated receptor 4, whose translation is MGTLGNRRLPHRLLLCCAFWGLCLALDYDDYSQNSTNEQATTPEVTPCPRAIPGHQATVNNVTYLLIPEATRAQLGSAVTVRLIPCLYSLVLLLGLPANGLALWVLATRAERLTSTVFLMNLAAADLLLISVLPFKISYYFLGNHWPFGEGLCRLTTAFFYGNMYCSVLLLTCISVDRYLAVAHPFSSRAFRTPTLAAGTCAAVWLCAAALTLPLTLQRQSYPLLGAGLTLCHDVLPRHEDDGFYFYYFVVLIACAFLLPLLLLVLSSGAVLRVLLRGGSRYSHAVKLTALVVLTLVVFYTPSNVLLLVHYSSPCSRLHGRLYLSYMVSLALSTCNSCADPFVYYYVSEDFREKVRRRVFRSSKKTTTSLKTSKETLPRSKHSLA